One stretch of Nocardia fluminea DNA includes these proteins:
- the lspA gene encoding signal peptidase II, whose protein sequence is MSEDRPTDNAAVPETGDDSATPSAAAVPEAAETAKLAGRRRLTTLLIIAVVLFGLDLLTKCLAVAFIDPGESVPIIGDFARFTLVRNPGAAFSMATGMTWLLTLIAAAVVIGVIRIGRTLRSLWWAIGLGMVLGGALGNLVDRLFRYPGPLQGHVVDFVAVGWWPVFNVADSAIVCGAILLVALTVFGFEPDGTRSGRKHTEETA, encoded by the coding sequence GTGAGTGAAGACCGGCCAACCGACAACGCTGCTGTCCCCGAGACCGGCGACGACTCAGCCACACCGTCGGCGGCTGCCGTGCCCGAGGCGGCGGAGACCGCGAAACTCGCTGGTCGCCGGCGTTTGACGACGCTGCTGATCATCGCCGTCGTGCTGTTCGGGCTCGACCTGCTGACCAAGTGCCTCGCGGTCGCCTTCATCGACCCGGGCGAATCGGTGCCGATCATCGGCGATTTCGCGCGGTTCACCCTGGTCCGCAATCCGGGCGCGGCGTTCTCGATGGCCACCGGCATGACCTGGCTGCTCACGCTGATCGCCGCCGCGGTGGTGATCGGCGTGATCCGGATCGGCCGGACACTGCGCTCACTGTGGTGGGCCATCGGCCTCGGCATGGTGCTGGGTGGCGCGCTGGGCAACCTGGTCGACCGGCTCTTCCGATACCCAGGCCCGCTGCAGGGCCATGTGGTCGACTTCGTCGCCGTCGGCTGGTGGCCGGTCTTCAACGTCGCCGACTCCGCCATCGTGTGCGGGGCGATCCTGCTGGTCGCACTCACCGTGTTCGGTTTCGAACCGGACGGCACCCGCAGCGGTCGCAAACACACCGAGGAGACCGCATGA
- a CDS encoding RluA family pseudouridine synthase → MRETRTMPVPDGLDGMRVDAGLARLLGLSRTAVVALTEDGSVQIDGVAAGKSDRLTAGAWLEVIFPEPKRELTVEPTPVDGMNILYADDDIVAVDKPIGVAAHSGVGWTGPTVVGGLAAMGYRISTSGAHERQGIVHRLDVGTSGVMVVAQSEHAYTMLKRAFKERTVDKQYHALVQGHPDPSSGTIDAPIGRARGNAWKFAVTGDGRPSVTHYDTIEAFQAASLLDVHLETGRTHQIRVHFSAVRHPCAGDLTYGADPTLAKRLGLERQWLHARQLGFHHPADGRWLEITSEYPDDLAGALDVLRNA, encoded by the coding sequence ATGAGAGAAACCAGGACGATGCCCGTTCCCGACGGACTGGACGGGATGCGGGTGGACGCGGGACTCGCCCGCCTGCTCGGCCTGTCGCGGACCGCGGTCGTGGCGCTGACCGAGGACGGCTCGGTGCAGATCGACGGCGTCGCCGCGGGCAAGTCCGACCGGCTGACCGCGGGCGCGTGGCTGGAAGTGATCTTCCCCGAGCCCAAGCGCGAGCTCACCGTCGAGCCCACCCCGGTCGACGGGATGAACATCCTCTACGCCGACGACGACATCGTCGCGGTGGACAAGCCGATCGGGGTCGCCGCGCACTCCGGGGTCGGCTGGACCGGTCCGACCGTGGTCGGCGGCCTGGCGGCGATGGGTTACCGCATCTCCACCTCGGGCGCGCACGAACGCCAGGGCATCGTGCACCGGCTCGACGTGGGCACCTCCGGAGTGATGGTGGTGGCACAATCCGAACACGCTTACACGATGCTCAAGCGCGCCTTCAAGGAACGCACGGTCGACAAGCAATACCATGCACTCGTGCAGGGACACCCGGATCCGAGCAGCGGCACCATCGACGCGCCGATCGGGCGTGCGCGGGGTAATGCCTGGAAGTTCGCGGTGACCGGCGACGGCAGGCCCAGCGTGACCCACTACGACACCATCGAGGCGTTCCAGGCGGCCAGCCTGCTCGACGTCCACCTCGAGACCGGCCGCACGCACCAGATCCGGGTGCACTTCTCCGCGGTCCGCCACCCGTGCGCGGGCGACCTCACCTACGGCGCCGACCCGACGCTGGCCAAACGTCTCGGCCTGGAACGGCAGTGGCTGCACGCGCGTCAGCTCGGCTTCCACCATCCCGCGGACGGCCGCTGGCTGGAGATCACCAGCGAGTACCCCGACGATCTGGCGGGCGCCTTGGACGTACTACGCAATGCCTGA
- a CDS encoding cation-translocating P-type ATPase has protein sequence MSISVQEPAAAGLTAAQVDERRRDGRTNDVPARASRSVGEIVRANVFTRINAILGVLFLLVLSTGSIIDGMFGLLIVANSAVGIIQEVRAKRTLDELAIVSQAKPTVRRDGVARQVAPGEVVLDDLIELGPGDQIVVDGEVEEAAALEIDESLLTGEADPIDKGIGAPVMSGSFVVSGSGAYRATKVGKDAYAAKLAEEASKFTLVHSELRSGIDKILKFITYLLIPAGLLSIYNQLVSSGESWRPAVTGMVAALVPMVPEGLVLMTSIAFAVGVVRLGKRQCLVQELPAIEGLARVDVVCADKTGTLTENGMRLAQIEPLGAFDEAQVKAALAALAGDDPRPNASVQAIAEALPDSPGWSQTAVAPFSSAKKWSGISYGAHGDWVLGAADVLLDPASEEAAHAEQLGSSGLRVLLLARGDRPVDAGDAPGRVEPAALVVLEQKVRPDAKATLEYFASQQVSIKVISGDNAVSVGAVASSLDLPGGDHAVDARTLPDDPAALADVLDHETTFGRVRPDQKRAMVGALQSRGHTVAMTGDGVNDVLALKDADIGVAMGAGSPATRAVAQIVLLDNKFATLPYVVGEGRRVIGNIERVSNLFLTKTVYSVLLAFLVGLAGVGSQIFGYDPIGYPFLPRHVTIAAWFTIGIPAFVLSLAPNNERARTGFVGRVMRLAVPSGVVIGVATFVAYLIAYAGPEATETQKVQAGTTALITLIMIALWVLVLVARPYVWWKVVLIAVSVLAYVALFTIPFTREFFKLDPSNPRLTLAAVVCGVIGIVLVELAWWVQTRRSGGTGKLLPPVGAQGA, from the coding sequence ATGTCCATTTCCGTGCAGGAACCGGCGGCTGCCGGGCTCACCGCCGCACAGGTCGACGAGCGCCGCCGCGACGGGCGTACCAACGACGTTCCCGCCAGGGCGAGCCGGTCGGTCGGCGAGATCGTCCGCGCGAATGTGTTCACCCGCATCAATGCCATTCTCGGTGTGCTGTTCCTGCTGGTGCTGTCGACGGGTTCGATCATCGACGGCATGTTCGGGCTGCTCATCGTGGCCAACAGCGCGGTCGGCATCATCCAGGAGGTCAGGGCGAAACGGACCCTGGACGAGCTGGCGATCGTCAGCCAGGCCAAGCCGACGGTGCGCCGCGACGGCGTCGCCCGGCAGGTCGCTCCCGGCGAGGTGGTGCTCGACGATCTGATCGAGCTCGGTCCCGGCGACCAGATCGTGGTCGACGGTGAGGTCGAGGAAGCCGCCGCACTCGAGATCGACGAATCGCTGCTGACCGGCGAGGCCGACCCGATCGACAAGGGCATCGGCGCCCCGGTGATGTCGGGCAGCTTCGTGGTCTCGGGCTCGGGCGCCTACCGCGCGACCAAGGTCGGTAAGGACGCCTACGCCGCGAAACTGGCCGAGGAAGCCAGCAAGTTCACGCTGGTGCACTCCGAATTGCGTTCGGGCATCGACAAGATCCTGAAGTTCATCACCTATCTGCTCATCCCCGCCGGCCTGCTCAGCATCTACAACCAGCTGGTCTCGAGCGGGGAATCGTGGCGCCCGGCCGTCACCGGCATGGTCGCGGCACTGGTACCGATGGTCCCCGAAGGCCTGGTCCTGATGACGTCGATCGCCTTCGCGGTCGGTGTGGTCCGCCTGGGTAAACGCCAGTGCCTGGTGCAGGAACTTCCCGCGATCGAGGGCTTGGCCCGGGTCGACGTGGTGTGCGCGGACAAGACCGGCACCCTCACCGAGAACGGCATGCGCCTGGCGCAGATCGAACCGCTGGGCGCGTTCGACGAGGCGCAGGTGAAAGCCGCGCTGGCCGCGCTCGCCGGCGACGACCCGCGCCCCAACGCCAGCGTTCAGGCCATCGCCGAAGCGCTGCCCGACTCGCCCGGCTGGTCGCAGACCGCCGTCGCGCCCTTCTCCTCGGCCAAGAAGTGGAGCGGCATTTCCTATGGCGCCCACGGTGATTGGGTGCTCGGCGCCGCCGACGTGCTGCTCGACCCCGCTTCCGAGGAAGCCGCCCACGCCGAGCAGCTCGGCTCGTCGGGTCTGCGCGTGCTGCTGCTGGCGCGCGGCGACCGCCCGGTCGACGCCGGCGACGCACCCGGCCGGGTCGAGCCCGCCGCGCTGGTGGTGCTCGAACAGAAGGTGCGCCCCGACGCGAAGGCGACCCTGGAATACTTTGCGAGCCAGCAGGTCTCGATCAAGGTGATCTCCGGCGACAACGCCGTGTCGGTCGGTGCGGTGGCCTCCTCGCTCGACCTGCCCGGCGGTGATCACGCCGTCGATGCGCGCACTCTGCCCGACGATCCGGCCGCGCTCGCCGACGTGCTCGATCACGAAACCACGTTCGGCCGGGTGCGTCCCGATCAGAAGCGCGCCATGGTCGGTGCCCTGCAATCGCGCGGGCACACCGTCGCCATGACCGGTGACGGCGTCAACGACGTGCTGGCGCTCAAGGACGCCGATATCGGTGTCGCGATGGGCGCGGGTAGCCCGGCCACCCGCGCGGTGGCGCAGATCGTGTTGCTGGACAACAAGTTCGCGACCCTGCCGTATGTGGTGGGGGAGGGGCGCCGGGTGATCGGCAATATCGAACGCGTCTCGAACCTGTTCCTCACCAAGACCGTGTACTCGGTGTTGCTGGCCTTCCTCGTCGGCCTGGCCGGGGTCGGATCGCAGATCTTCGGCTACGACCCCATCGGGTATCCGTTCCTGCCGCGCCACGTCACCATCGCGGCCTGGTTCACCATCGGCATCCCCGCGTTCGTGCTCTCCCTCGCGCCCAACAACGAGCGCGCCCGCACCGGTTTCGTCGGCCGGGTGATGCGCCTGGCCGTGCCCTCGGGCGTGGTGATCGGCGTGGCGACGTTCGTGGCCTACCTCATCGCCTATGCCGGACCGGAAGCCACGGAAACGCAGAAGGTGCAGGCGGGCACCACCGCGCTGATCACGCTGATCATGATCGCGCTGTGGGTGCTCGTGCTGGTCGCGCGGCCGTACGTGTGGTGGAAGGTGGTGCTGATCGCGGTGTCCGTGCTGGCCTATGTCGCGCTGTTCACGATCCCGTTCACCCGCGAGTTCTTCAAACTCGACCCGTCCAATCCGCGCCTGACGCTGGCGGCGGTGGTCTGCGGTGTGATCGGCATCGTGCTGGTCGAGCTGGCATGGTGGGTGCAGACGCGGCGCTCTGGCGGCACGGGCAAGCTCCTTCCCCCGGTGGGCGCGCAGGGGGCCTGA
- the rarD gene encoding EamA family transporter RarD codes for MQRSSSPPGVVFGAGAYLIWGSFAAFFGLLSFASPAEVVAQRIVWTLVVVLVVLTLTGRLRGLRGIDARTWRMAAAASAALSLNWGVYVFGVTTGHIVECALGYFINPLVTVAIGVLLFRERLTGAQWAALGLGALAVVVLTVDYGRPPVIALILACSFAIYGLVKKVIRLDALPGIAAEGIVAVPFALAFLIVLMAAGRSEMTSSPAHFGLMLATGPVTLLPLLLFAVAAKRVPLSTMGILQYLTPALQMAWGVAVMHEPMPASRWAGFALIWTALAVFTADAVLRARRTRQRSVVEAADATAH; via the coding sequence ATGCAGCGCAGCTCCTCCCCGCCCGGTGTCGTTTTCGGGGCGGGGGCCTACCTCATCTGGGGTTCGTTCGCCGCCTTCTTCGGGCTGTTGTCGTTCGCCTCGCCCGCCGAAGTGGTGGCGCAGCGGATCGTGTGGACGCTGGTCGTGGTGCTGGTCGTACTCACACTGACGGGACGGCTGCGCGGCTTGCGCGGTATCGATGCCAGGACCTGGCGGATGGCCGCCGCGGCCTCGGCGGCGCTGTCGCTGAACTGGGGTGTGTATGTCTTCGGTGTCACCACCGGGCACATCGTGGAGTGCGCGCTCGGCTACTTCATCAATCCGCTGGTCACCGTGGCCATCGGCGTGTTGCTGTTCCGGGAGCGGCTCACCGGAGCGCAGTGGGCGGCCCTGGGCCTGGGCGCGCTGGCGGTGGTGGTGCTGACCGTCGACTACGGCAGGCCGCCGGTGATCGCGCTGATCCTGGCCTGCTCGTTCGCCATTTACGGGCTGGTGAAGAAGGTGATCCGGCTCGACGCGCTGCCCGGCATCGCGGCCGAGGGCATTGTCGCCGTGCCGTTCGCGCTGGCCTTCCTGATCGTCCTCATGGCCGCCGGCCGCAGCGAGATGACCTCCAGCCCGGCCCATTTCGGTCTCATGCTGGCCACCGGGCCGGTCACCCTGCTGCCGCTGCTGCTGTTCGCCGTCGCGGCCAAGCGGGTGCCGCTCTCGACCATGGGCATCCTGCAGTACCTGACTCCGGCCCTGCAGATGGCCTGGGGTGTGGCGGTCATGCACGAACCCATGCCCGCGTCACGCTGGGCCGGATTCGCCTTGATCTGGACGGCGCTGGCGGTGTTCACCGCCGACGCTGTGCTGCGGGCACGCCGCACCAGGCAGCGCTCGGTGGTCGAGGCGGCGGACGCCACCGCGCACTAG
- a CDS encoding ADP-ribosylglycohydrolase family protein, with amino-acid sequence MDSVHDAGYSDRVAGVLVGTAAGDALGAGYEFTHPGPDTVIDMIGGGVFDWAPGEWTDDTSMAVAVAVAAANGPGIDLDAVAAGFVSWYDSKPPDIGNQTRNVLSARPSSALDMQAVAMSLTGRTGGNGSLMRTAPVALAYLDDAAECVAAAGRVGLLTHYDENAVEACKIWTYAIRHAVLNADFDGVREYVSGSPQSAYWTDRLDEAEKGTPADFPNNGWVVHALQTAWWAITTTDQSTPEHLPRALEACVRAGNDTDTTAAIAGGLLGARWGASAVPARWRALLHGYPGLTGADLPDLAQRIATNSR; translated from the coding sequence GTGGATTCTGTGCACGATGCGGGGTACTCGGATCGGGTCGCCGGAGTGCTGGTCGGTACCGCCGCCGGTGACGCGCTGGGGGCAGGCTACGAGTTCACACATCCGGGGCCGGACACGGTGATCGACATGATCGGCGGCGGGGTGTTCGACTGGGCGCCGGGCGAGTGGACCGACGATACGTCGATGGCCGTCGCCGTGGCGGTAGCCGCTGCCAACGGGCCGGGCATCGACCTCGACGCGGTCGCGGCGGGGTTCGTCTCCTGGTACGACTCGAAGCCGCCCGACATCGGGAACCAGACGCGAAACGTGTTGTCCGCCAGACCTTCCTCCGCGCTGGACATGCAGGCTGTGGCGATGTCGCTGACCGGCCGCACCGGCGGCAACGGTTCACTGATGCGGACCGCGCCGGTCGCGTTGGCCTACCTCGACGACGCCGCCGAGTGCGTCGCGGCGGCAGGCCGGGTCGGGTTGCTCACCCACTACGACGAGAACGCTGTCGAGGCGTGCAAGATATGGACCTACGCGATCCGGCATGCCGTCCTCAACGCCGATTTCGACGGGGTTCGCGAATACGTCAGCGGCTCACCGCAATCCGCGTATTGGACCGATCGTCTAGACGAAGCGGAGAAGGGCACGCCCGCCGACTTCCCGAACAACGGCTGGGTCGTGCACGCCCTGCAGACCGCCTGGTGGGCGATCACCACCACCGATCAGTCGACGCCCGAGCACCTTCCCCGCGCGCTCGAGGCGTGCGTCCGTGCCGGAAACGACACCGACACCACCGCGGCCATCGCGGGCGGCCTGCTCGGCGCCCGCTGGGGAGCCTCGGCCGTCCCCGCCCGCTGGCGCGCGCTCCTGCACGGCTACCCCGGCCTCACCGGTGCCGACCTGCCCGATCTGGCCCAGCGGATCGCCACCAACTCCCGCTGA
- a CDS encoding arabinosyltransferase domain-containing protein has product MVETIVRQGHPPKDVSGPARRDRAGWARIVAIVAGLIGVLSAAVIPFLPVRVDAATVSWPQQGSPAAVESPLVAYAPAALSATVPCAALSSLAANGGVAVSTVPRQSADMEKYGFVVKVVADTAERPGRVDVVSRSTLVWTAPLAEVLDRSCALTIALTPQQATVTTTGLGAGAAVAADLRPQVVGVFSELTGAAPADLAVRVDVDARYTTSPTWLKLAVIVLCLVATAVALFALHRLDARDGRSARRFLPQRWWRLRPVDWLVFAVLVVWHFIGANTSDDGYILGMARGARSSGNMSNYYRWFSVDEGPFYTPYVDIIGWLTHLSAVSPLVRLPVLGAGVLTWWLISREVLPRLGVAVRRERIATWTAAFVFLAFWLPYNNGLRAEFVVALGVLVTWVSVERAIATRRLVPFAVAVIVAAFTLTGAPSGLICLGALVAGARAVTAMIVSRSKSVGYLAQLLPILAAGTVVLTVVFADRTFAGVREMFAVHSVIGPGESWFFEFLRYQYLLQLNADGWLTRRFGVFAMLIGLIVCTAVMLRRGGHIPGTAVGPVRRMLGITLAAMVLMMFSPTKWTHQFGVFAGLATCVAAVTAVAVSAHVLRPMRNRALFAAGVFFTLAMTWVGANGYWYVSSWGIPWWDKPPTVAGYGVSTLFVGLTLLALAAAAWYHVHPNLNPKAKVGWFAGTPVLAVAAAMMVLFEVASFAKATVAQYPAYSLAGANLSAAFGGGCGMADEVLVETDPNASMLAPLSGDMTSTMNGTDSTGFRADGVAPVLTSDEVESTTGQANSVSDDPDKLRDASTSAGSESRQGSLQLPFGLDPATTPVLGSYRPGAQEPAALTTGWFRLPDGPRGPLLAMSVAGRIRSIDADGIVHPGQELAVEYGTAAADGNVTVTGRIAPTDIGPAPMWRNLRVPMDQLPADTSVVRLVAADKDLGADQWLALTPPRMPQTTTLSALVGREAPVLLDWAVGLHFPCQNQMPTYNGIAELPEYRILPDRNGATITNLWQGHDGGGPLGWTQLLFTARTLPTYLNNDWDRDWGSLEQYLPLDTTAGPAKVTVDSENRWGTWTPGPIITAW; this is encoded by the coding sequence GTGGTAGAGACGATCGTGCGGCAGGGGCATCCGCCCAAGGATGTGTCGGGCCCGGCGCGACGTGATCGCGCGGGGTGGGCGCGCATCGTCGCGATCGTCGCGGGACTGATCGGCGTCCTCAGCGCCGCGGTGATCCCGTTCCTGCCCGTGCGGGTCGACGCCGCGACGGTGTCCTGGCCCCAGCAGGGGTCGCCCGCCGCGGTCGAATCGCCGCTCGTCGCCTACGCGCCCGCCGCCCTGTCGGCGACGGTGCCGTGTGCCGCGCTGAGTTCGCTGGCCGCCAACGGTGGTGTGGCGGTCTCGACCGTGCCGCGTCAATCGGCCGATATGGAGAAGTACGGCTTCGTCGTGAAGGTGGTCGCCGATACCGCCGAACGCCCCGGCCGGGTGGATGTGGTCTCGCGCTCGACCCTGGTGTGGACGGCCCCGCTCGCCGAGGTGCTCGACCGTTCCTGCGCGCTGACGATCGCGCTCACGCCGCAGCAGGCCACGGTCACCACGACCGGTCTCGGTGCAGGCGCCGCCGTGGCCGCCGATCTGCGTCCGCAGGTCGTCGGCGTGTTCAGTGAGCTCACCGGCGCCGCCCCCGCGGACCTCGCGGTGCGCGTCGACGTCGACGCCCGCTACACGACTTCCCCGACCTGGCTCAAACTGGCCGTCATCGTGCTGTGCCTGGTGGCCACCGCGGTGGCGCTGTTCGCCCTGCACCGCCTCGACGCCCGCGACGGCCGCTCCGCGCGCCGATTCCTGCCGCAACGCTGGTGGCGGCTGCGCCCGGTCGACTGGCTGGTGTTCGCCGTGCTGGTCGTCTGGCATTTCATCGGCGCCAACACCTCCGACGACGGCTACATCCTCGGGATGGCGAGAGGCGCGCGGAGTTCGGGCAACATGTCCAACTACTACCGCTGGTTCAGCGTCGACGAGGGCCCGTTCTACACCCCGTACGTCGACATCATCGGCTGGCTCACCCATCTCTCCGCGGTCAGCCCGCTGGTCCGGCTGCCCGTCCTCGGCGCGGGCGTACTGACCTGGTGGCTGATCAGTCGCGAAGTGCTGCCCCGCCTCGGTGTCGCGGTGCGCCGCGAACGCATCGCCACGTGGACCGCCGCTTTCGTCTTCCTGGCCTTCTGGCTGCCCTACAACAACGGGTTGCGCGCGGAATTCGTTGTCGCACTCGGTGTTCTGGTCACCTGGGTGTCGGTCGAGCGGGCGATCGCGACCCGGCGGCTCGTCCCGTTCGCTGTCGCGGTGATCGTGGCCGCGTTCACCCTCACCGGCGCACCGTCGGGCCTGATCTGCCTCGGCGCGCTGGTGGCCGGTGCGCGTGCCGTCACCGCGATGATCGTGTCGCGGTCGAAGTCGGTGGGCTACCTCGCGCAACTCCTGCCGATCCTGGCCGCGGGCACGGTGGTACTCACCGTCGTCTTCGCCGACCGGACCTTCGCCGGCGTGCGGGAGATGTTCGCCGTGCACAGCGTGATCGGGCCGGGGGAGTCCTGGTTCTTCGAGTTCCTGCGCTATCAATATCTGCTGCAGCTCAATGCCGATGGCTGGCTGACCAGGCGTTTCGGTGTCTTCGCGATGCTGATCGGCCTGATCGTGTGCACTGCGGTGATGCTGCGGCGCGGTGGCCACATCCCCGGCACCGCGGTGGGCCCGGTCCGGCGCATGCTCGGCATCACCCTCGCCGCCATGGTGCTGATGATGTTCTCGCCCACCAAGTGGACGCACCAGTTCGGTGTGTTCGCGGGCCTCGCCACCTGCGTCGCCGCGGTGACGGCGGTCGCGGTGAGCGCGCACGTGCTGCGCCCGATGCGCAACCGCGCGCTGTTCGCCGCGGGTGTCTTCTTCACCCTCGCCATGACCTGGGTCGGCGCCAACGGTTACTGGTATGTCTCCTCGTGGGGGATCCCCTGGTGGGACAAGCCGCCGACCGTCGCCGGCTACGGCGTCTCGACCCTGTTCGTCGGTCTGACCCTGCTGGCGCTCGCCGCGGCCGCCTGGTACCACGTCCACCCGAACCTGAATCCGAAGGCGAAGGTCGGCTGGTTCGCGGGGACGCCGGTTCTCGCTGTGGCCGCCGCGATGATGGTGCTGTTCGAGGTCGCCTCCTTCGCCAAGGCCACCGTCGCCCAGTACCCCGCGTACTCGCTGGCCGGCGCCAATCTCTCCGCGGCCTTCGGCGGCGGGTGCGGGATGGCCGACGAGGTGCTCGTCGAAACCGACCCGAACGCCTCGATGCTCGCGCCGCTGTCCGGCGACATGACCAGCACGATGAACGGCACCGACTCGACCGGCTTCCGCGCCGACGGCGTCGCGCCGGTGCTCACTTCCGATGAAGTGGAATCGACCACCGGGCAGGCGAATTCGGTCTCCGACGATCCCGACAAGCTGCGCGACGCCTCGACGTCGGCTGGCTCGGAATCACGGCAGGGCTCGTTGCAGCTGCCGTTCGGCCTCGATCCCGCGACCACGCCTGTCCTCGGTAGCTACCGCCCCGGCGCCCAGGAGCCCGCCGCGCTGACCACGGGCTGGTTCCGCCTCCCGGACGGTCCGCGCGGTCCGCTGCTCGCGATGTCGGTGGCGGGCCGGATCCGCTCGATCGACGCCGACGGCATCGTCCACCCCGGTCAGGAACTGGCCGTCGAATACGGCACCGCCGCGGCCGACGGCAACGTCACCGTGACCGGCCGGATCGCGCCGACCGATATCGGACCGGCGCCGATGTGGCGCAATCTGCGTGTCCCGATGGATCAGCTGCCCGCTGATACGAGCGTTGTCCGCCTGGTCGCCGCCGACAAGGACCTCGGCGCCGACCAGTGGCTCGCGCTCACCCCGCCGCGCATGCCGCAGACCACCACGCTCAGCGCGCTGGTCGGCCGTGAGGCGCCGGTGCTGCTGGATTGGGCGGTGGGACTGCACTTCCCGTGCCAGAACCAGATGCCCACCTACAACGGCATCGCCGAGCTGCCCGAATACCGCATCCTGCCCGACCGCAACGGCGCCACCATCACCAACCTCTGGCAGGGTCACGACGGCGGCGGCCCGCTCGGCTGGACCCAGCTCCTCTTCACCGCCCGCACGCTGCCCACGTACCTGAACAACGACTGGGACAGGGACTGGGGCTCCCTCGAGCAGTATCTGCCGCTGGACACCACCGCGGGCCCCGCGAAGGTCACCGTCGACTCCGAGAACCGTTGGGGCACGTGGACCCCCGGCCCGATCATCACCGCCTGGTAG
- a CDS encoding DNA polymerase IV, translating to MDAFFASVEQLTRPTLRGRPVLVGGATQRGVVAGASYEARVYGARSAMPMHQARRLIGVSAVVVPPRGALYSVLSARVFDALRSCVPVLETLSFDEAFAEPAELAGASVAQVEDYCAMLRALVRAQTGLTASIGAATGKQLAKIGSGLAKPDGMRVISPSEQDELLASLPVRKLWGIGPVAESRLRSLGIETVGAFAALPESEAVSILGGSMGAALHRLARGIDDRPVTERAEAKQISAENTYERDIVTMADLRAAVAAMAASAHRRLERDGRAARTVVLKLKKSDMAIVTRSFTLPYATADLTTLAAAAQRSAIDPAELGPIRLVGVGYGGLSLVRQESLFPELDQAVPADLGTVEDPPPPAPDEPKVSAGLWFPGMDVHHPEFGHGWVQGAGYGVVTVRFETSSTGPGAARTFPADDTGLTRADPLASLA from the coding sequence ATGGACGCGTTCTTCGCCTCGGTAGAGCAATTGACACGACCCACGTTGCGCGGACGTCCGGTCCTCGTCGGCGGGGCGACTCAGCGCGGTGTCGTCGCGGGGGCCAGCTACGAGGCCCGGGTCTACGGCGCGCGCTCGGCCATGCCGATGCACCAGGCCCGGCGGCTGATCGGCGTGTCGGCGGTGGTCGTCCCGCCGCGCGGCGCGCTGTACTCGGTGCTGAGCGCGCGGGTGTTCGACGCGTTGCGCAGCTGTGTCCCGGTGCTCGAGACGCTGTCGTTCGACGAGGCCTTCGCCGAACCGGCCGAGCTGGCCGGCGCGAGCGTCGCGCAGGTCGAGGACTATTGCGCGATGCTGCGTGCGCTGGTTCGAGCACAGACCGGGCTCACCGCCTCGATCGGCGCGGCGACCGGGAAACAACTCGCCAAGATCGGCTCCGGTCTCGCGAAACCCGATGGGATGCGGGTCATCTCGCCCTCGGAGCAGGATGAGCTGCTCGCCTCGCTGCCGGTGCGCAAACTCTGGGGAATCGGCCCGGTGGCCGAATCCCGGCTGCGTAGCCTCGGGATCGAGACGGTCGGCGCGTTCGCCGCGCTGCCGGAGTCGGAGGCCGTCTCGATCCTCGGCGGCAGCATGGGCGCCGCCCTGCACCGGCTCGCGCGCGGGATCGACGACCGCCCCGTCACCGAACGCGCCGAGGCCAAGCAGATCAGCGCCGAGAACACCTACGAGCGCGACATCGTGACCATGGCCGACCTGCGTGCAGCCGTCGCCGCGATGGCCGCGTCGGCGCATCGCAGGCTCGAACGCGACGGCCGCGCCGCCCGCACCGTGGTCCTCAAACTCAAGAAGTCCGATATGGCCATCGTGACCAGGTCCTTCACCCTTCCCTACGCCACCGCCGACCTGACCACGCTGGCCGCGGCCGCGCAGCGTTCGGCGATCGATCCGGCCGAGCTGGGCCCGATCCGGCTCGTCGGCGTCGGGTACGGAGGATTATCGCTGGTACGCCAGGAATCGCTGTTCCCCGAACTGGATCAGGCGGTGCCCGCCGATCTCGGCACCGTCGAGGATCCGCCGCCGCCCGCGCCGGACGAGCCGAAGGTGTCCGCGGGACTGTGGTTTCCGGGGATGGACGTGCATCATCCGGAGTTCGGGCACGGCTGGGTGCAGGGCGCGGGCTACGGCGTGGTGACCGTCCGTTTCGAGACCAGTTCGACAGGTCCCGGTGCGGCGCGTACCTTTCCAGCCGACGACACGGGGCTGACGCGGGCCGATCCGCTCGCCAGTCTCGCGTGA